Within Staphylococcus sp. NRL 16/872, the genomic segment TTGTAGCGAAATATAATGCATTAGGCGCCTATAGGGTAGGACAAAAGCTGTACAAATCTAGCTTTATTGTAATGACAATTTCTGGGATTATTGGATTTTTAATTTTATTCTTTTTAGCTCCTGAAATTGCGAGTATAACGCTTGGGCAAAAAGAAGGGAAAATTGGTTGGTCAATAGCAGAGATTACTTGGATTATACGAATTATTAGTATGGTAGTAGTATTTATACCATTACTTGCTACATGGCGTGGTGTCTTCCAAGGTTATGAATCAATGGGACCTACTGCTGTGTCAGAAGTTACTGAACAACTTGCAAGAATTATTTTTATTTTAATAGGTAGTTACTTAGTTCTTAATGTCTTCCATGGTACATATTTACAGGCGAATGGTGTCGCAACTTTTGCAGCAGCTATAGGAGCCATTGCAGGTCTATTAACACTCTGGTATTACTGGCGAAAACGTAAACCATTTATTGAAGACATGGTGGCTTCTGATAATACCGGATTAGATGTATCTTATACAAAAATGTATAAAGAAATTATTTCTTATAGTATTCCATTTGTTATTGTAAGTCTTAACTTTCCGTTATTTAATTTAGTAGACCAATTTACACATAATAATGCACTGGATGCTGCCGGAATGCATGCAAACAAAGACTATTTCTTTACAATTTTAAACTTTACGACAAATAAAATTGTCATGATACCTACATCATTAGCTGCAGGTTTTGCTGTAAGTTTAATACCTTATATTACTAGAACATTTGCTGAAGGACGTTTAACTGAAATGCATCGTCAAATTAAAACTTCAATTGGCGTATTAATGTATATTACAGTACCAGCAAGTTTAGGAATTATGGCCCTATCATCACCATTATATACAGTGTTCTATCAATATAATCCTGATGGTAACAAAATATTATTTTACTATGCGCCAGTTGCAATATTAATTTCTTTATTAAGCGTAACTGCTTCAATGTTGCAAGGTATTAATAAGCAGAAATTAACAGTTTTTGTTATTTTAGGTTCAGTACTTTTAAAATTAATTTTAAACTTCCCACTCATCATGATGTTCCATACTGCCGGGGCAGTGTTAAGTACAGCTATCGCTTTATTAGCAGCGAATATAGCAAATCTAATGATTTTAAAAGTTTATGCGAAATATCATTTTACTGATACATTTGTTCAAGTTGCGAAGATCTTTATCTATAGTTTAATTATGATGATAGGAGTAGAGGTTGTGTACTTCATATTAAGTCTCTTTATTCCTGTAGATCGCAAAATTGGCGCATTAATTATTTTAATCGTAGGTGTCATTGTGGGTGCATTAATTTACGGCACAATAACTATTAAAAATCGCTTAGCCGATGAGTTCTTAGGAGATTTACCTGGTAAAATTCGTCGGAAAGTTGGTTTCTTAAGATGAGATTAGATAAATTTTTAGCCAATATGGGCGTGGGCACACGAACTGAAGTTAAACAGTTATTGAAAAAAGGAAATATAGAAGTTAATCAAACAGTTGAAAAGTCTCCTAAAACTCAAATTAAACCTGAGCAAGATGAAATTTCGATAAACGGAGAAAAAATTATATATATTGATAAAATTTATATTATGCTCAATAAGCCTAAAGGTTACATCTCAGCTACTCACGATGATTCAGCTCAGACAGTAATAGATTTGATACCAGAATATCAACACCTTGATATTTTTCCTGTAGGTAGACTTGATAAAGATACAGAAGGATTGCTCCTCATTACTAATGACGGCCAATTTAATCATAATCTTATGAGCCCTACTAAACACGTTTCTAAGACATATGAAGTTATATCGAAATTTCCTATTAAAGAAAGCGATATTTTAGCTTTTGAAAATGGAATCGAACTATCCGACGGGCCAGTTAAACCAGCCCAATTAGTTAAAGTTAACGAGACAATTTCACATGTGACAATTTACGAAGGAAAGTATCATCAAGTAAAAAGGATGTTTCATGCCATCGAAAATGAGGTATTAGAATTAAAACGTCTTAAAATCGCTAATTTAGCGATAGATGGTAATCTTCAATCAGGAGAGTATCGATTACTTACTGATGAAGAAATACAACTTTTACAACAATAACAAAAGGAGAAGGTGTTAACTATGGCTAAAAGAGCAGGTTTATTCAGAATTCTAGCTGGAATTGGTGTTGCAAGTGCTGCAGTTGTATTATCTCGTAAAGAAAGCAGAGATAAATTAAAAGAACAATATAATAAATATAAACAAGACCCAGAGGGTTATAAAGAAAATGCAAAAGATTTAGCGAACCAATTTGGTGCTAAAGCAAACGAAAAAATTCAAGACGTAAGAAATAATCCTCAAGATTATGCAAATCGTTTAAAAAATGATCCTAAAGCGTTTCTTGAAGAAGAAAAATCTAAATTCACAGGTCAAAATTCAAATAAAGAAGATTCTTTACAAGAAGGAAAATTTGATGATGAAGGTGGCGCAACAGTAGATAATAATTTACGTGTTGTAAGTGAAGAAGATTTAAAAAATAATAAAAATGCGTTAGAAGATAAAGACTAAAAAATATATTTTAATTAAGTAGTTAAAATGATATAGACTGATAGATTTTGTCGACAGTCTAGACTAATATTGATTTTCTAAGATGTTTTTAGGAGTGAAACAACGAAATCAAGTTAATTTGATTTCGAAGCTTCACTTCTTTTTTTATAGAATTTATAAATTTTCTGACATCTTACTGTAATTTGAACTCATAATTATGTAAAATAATAGGTATATCTATTGAAAAGGAAGTTGATCTCGAATGTGGAAAGAAAAAGTTCAAGAATATGAAAGTCAGATTATTGATGACTTAAAAGGTCTGCTTTCAATTGAGAGTGTTAGAGATGATGCGCAAGCTTCAACAGATGCCCCTGTAGGACCAGGACCTAGAAAAGCGCTTGATTACATGTATGATATTGCTAAAAGAGACGGTTTCTCTACGCATGACGTTGATCACATTGCAGGACGTATTGAAGCGGGTAAAGGTGAGGATGTTTTAGGTGTTTTATGCCACGTTGATGTAGTACCTGCTGGCGATGGTTGGGACTCAGACCCATTCAATCCAGTAGTAACAGATGATGCCATCATTGCACGTGGTACTTTAGATGATAAAGGACCGACAATTGCAGCATACTACGCGGTTAAAATTTTAAATGAAATGAACGTGGATTGGAAAAAACGTATTCACATTATCATTGGTACAGATGAAGAATCAGACTGGAAATGTACAGAAAGATATTTCCAAACTGAGGAAATGCCAACATTAGGTTTTGCTCCTGATGCAGAATTCCCTGCTATTCATGGGGAAAAAGGGATTACGACATTTGATTTAGTACAAACAAATACTGCTGATGATTCAGATGAACCAGATTATGAGTTATTATCCTTTGAATCAGGTCAACGTTATAATATGGTACCTGATTTTGCAAAAGCACGCGTCTTTGTTAAAGAAAATATGACAGATGTCGTACAACACTTTGAACATTACTTAGATCAACATCATTTACAAGGAGAAAGTGTTGTAGATAGTGGTGAATTAGTATTAACGGTTGAAGGTAAGGCTGTACATGGTATGGATCCTTCATTGGGTGTTAACGCAGGTTTATATCTTTTAGACTTTTTATCAACACTTAACCTTAACCAAACTGCAAAAGAGTTTGTAGAATTTAGTAATCGTTATTTACATGAATCTCATTTCGGCGAAAAAATGGGTATGAAGTTCCATACTGATATTATGGGCGATGTAACTACTAACGTAGGTATTATATCTTATGATAAAGACAAAGCTGGTAGATTTGGTGTAAATTTACGATATCCACAAGGTTTTGAGTTTGAAGAAGCAATTGAACGTTTCACTAATGAAATTAAAGCTCAAGGCTTTGAAGTCGAAATAGGTAAAGTCCAACAGCCACATTATGTAGATAAAAATGATCCATTTGTACAAAAACTTGTTACTGCATATAGAAATCAAACTGGTGACATGACAGAACCTTATACAATTGGTGGTGGAACATATGCTAGAAACCTTGATAAAGGTGTAGCATTTGGCGCTATGTTCGAAGATTCAGAAGATTTAATGCATCAAAAGAATGAATATATTACTAAAAAGCAATTATTCAACGCAACAAGTATCTATTTAGAAGCAATTTATTCACTTTGTGTGGAGGGATAAACTATGACAAAAGTATTTATTAACGGTGAGTTCGTAGACCATGAAGAAGCAAAAGTATCATATGAAGATCGAGGATATGTTTTTGGTGATGGCATCTATGAATATATTAGAGCTTATGATGGCAAATTATTTACAGTCGATGAACACTTTGAACGTTTTATTAGAAGTGCTGGTGAAATTCAACTAGACTTGGGTTATTCTGCAGAAGAACTAATCGATATTGTAAGGGATTTACTACAGGTTAATGACATTAAAAATGGTGGCATCTATATTCAAGCTACTAGAGGTGTAGCTCCACGTAATCATTCGTTCCCAACACCAGAAGTTAAGCCTGTATTAATGGCTTTTGCTAAAAGTTATGATCGTCCATATGAAGACTTAGAAAATGGAATTAATGCCGCTACAGTAGAAGATATTAGATGGTTACGATGCGATATTAAAAGCTTAAATTTATTAGGAAACGTGCTTGCCAAAGAGTATGCTGTAAAATATAATGCTAGCGAAGCGATTCAACATAGAGGCGATACTGTTACTGAAGGTGCTTCAAGTAATGTTTATGCGATTAAAGATGGCGCAATTTATACTCATCCTGTTAATAATTACATTTTGAATGGTATTACCCGTAGAGTCATTAAATGGATTGCTGAAGATTACGACATTCCATTTAAAGAAGAAACATTTACTGTTGATTTCTTGAAAAATGCTGATGAAGTTATTGTTTCAAGTACATCAGCTGAAGTTATGCCTGTCATAAAAATTGATGGAGAGTCTGTTGGAAACGGTAATGTTGGACCTATAACTCGTAAATTAAAAGAAGGATTTAATAAATATATTGAAACTAAAAGTAAATAACGGGGAGCGGAGTTTGAACTCAAATTTTATAAAGTAATATAAACAAGCCTGGAACATTATTATTAAATGTAACAGGCTTGTTTATATTGTGGCAGTAGCTAACTGAATTGAAAATCCGCTTATATTAAGCTTTTCAATCTTAGGTATTCTTGTCGATGGCACTTAATATAAAATATCATGAAAAAAGAGCATACAAGTATAGGAAGTTGATTCAGATATGGAAATTATTTTATAATCTGTGCTGTTACTCTTTATTCTTATATAACTGAAATTCATATAACTATTGGGCTCAAAATATGTTATAATGTGACTTAACGATTAATCGACTTTGAGCTTTTTTTGACTAGTAAAATGTATCTTTTTGTTTCTCATTTTCAGTTGAAAAAGTGTGCTAAAAATTATAAAATCATCAGTGAGTGATTTAAGAAAAAGAAAATCTATTCAACAGATTTTTTACATAACAAACTAAATGAAAAAACTGAAAAAGTTTAGTTGAAAAATAAAATATAATCGTTTAAATCTATGTGACGATTATAATAAATTAGAATATATGGCTCTTGAAAACTATATTTCTCGAGCCATTTTCTAATTGGAAGTGAGGTGAACGAGTTGGAGCAATTTTATCAGTTAGGATGGACACTTGATTCAGCAGGTGGTGCATCGGGCGAAGCGTATATGGCCGAACAAGATGGTCAAAAATTATTTCTAAAGCGTAATTCAAATCCATTTATCGCAGCCTTATCAGCAGAAGGCATTGTACCTAAATTAGTGTGGACAAAACGTATTGAAACGGGCGAAGTTGTTACTGCACAACATTGGAAGAATGGTCGTGAATTAGAACCTTCTGAAATGTATCAAACGCGAGTAGCAGAATTATTGAAAAAGATACACGGTTCAAAACCTTTGTTAAACATGCTTAAACGTATGGAAATGGAACCAATCACGCCAACAATTATGTTAAATAAAATTAACGCTTCACTATCAAGAGAAGTTTTAACGCATCATGTTGTACGTAAAGCGCTTATTTATTTAGAAGATCACATTCCTAACTTAGATCCACGTTTCTTTACAGTAGTTCATGGCGATGTCAATCATAATAACTGGTTATTATCTGATCGTGATGAATTATTCTTAGTAGACTGGGAAGGTGCTATGATTGCGGATCCTGCTATCGATATTGGTATGTTGCTTTACAACTACGTTCCTGAACGTAAATGGTCGCAATGGTTCAAAACATATGGAGTAGAAGAGAGCATTGAGTTAAATAAACGTATGAAGTGGTATACGGTGATTCAATCTATTGGTATGGTGCAATGGTACGAAGAACAAAAAAGATTTAAGGATATGAATACTTGGCTAAAATTTTTAAATGAAGTTATGAATAGTAACTTATTTATATAAGGAGATTTCTTGTATGAGAGTTCGTTATAAACCATGGGCGGAAGATTATTTGAAAGAACATCCTGAGTTAGTGGATATGGATGGGACACACGCAGGTAAAATGACTGAATGGTTTGATAAGACACAACCTATTTACATTGAAATTGGTTCAGGCATGGGTCAATTTATTACTACATTGGCAGCAAAACATCCAGATATTAATTTTGTATCAATGGAACGCGAAAAAAGCGTAATGTATAAAGTATTAGATAAAACTAAAGAGCTTGAACTCACTAATTTAAAAATGATTTGTAATGATGCCATCGAGTTGAATGAATATTTTAAAGATGGTGAAGTGTCTCGTATATATCTAAACTTTTCAGATCCATGGCCTAAGAAACGCCATGCGAAACGAAGACTCACTTATCATACTTTTCTAGCATTGTATGAGCAAATTCTTAAAGATGATGGTGAAATTCATTTCAAGACAGACAATAGAGGATTGTTTGCATTTAGTTTAGAAAGCATGTCACAATATGGTATGTATTTCACTAAATTAAATTTAAATCTTCATGAAGAAAATGATGAGGATAATATTCTGACCGAATATGAAAAGAAATTTTCTGATAAAGGTTCACGTATTTATCGTATGGAAGCTAAGTTTCATAAAAACAAATAATTTATTTAAGTTATCGCACAGTTAATATAATTGTGCGGTATTTTTTTGTTTTCAATGATTGAAATAAAACAAAAAAGGTTAAATATATAAGTAAAATTGATATTTAATAATTCAATATGTAAAAGGTAAGAATATTTTATTTTTCAAAAAAGGGGAAATGAAATATGAAATTAGGAAAATTTAATGTTAATTATTTAAATGGTGGTACGACTAAAATGGATGGAGGGGCTATATTTGGCGTAGTGCCTAAGCCATTATGGTCCAAAAAGTATGACGTGAATGATAAGAACCAAGTACCGAATTTAACTTATCCGATATTAATTGAAACTGGAGATAAAAATATATTAGTGGATGCTGGAATTGGTAATGGTAAATTAAGTGAAAAGCAACTGAGAAATTATGCCGTTGATTATGAAAGTAAGATAGATGAAGAACTTAAACGTTATGGATTAAGTGTAGATGATATCGATATCGTATTAATGACGCACATGCATTTTGATCATGCGACTGGTCTAACTGACGTTGAAGGTAACGCCATCTTCAAAAATGCGCTACATTATATCCAACAGGACGAATGGCATGAGTTTATTAGTCCGAATATTCGTAGTCAAGCAACATATTGGAAGAAAAATCGTGGCACGTATGAAGAGAATGTGTTGTTGTTTGATAAAGAAATCGCGGTATATCCGGGTATTAAAATGATGCATACCGGCGGCCATAGTTATGGCCAATCTATAGTGATGATTGAAAGTGATGAGGAAAAAGCTGTGCATATGTCGGATATCTTCCCAACACATGCGCATAATAATCCATTATGGGTATGTGCTTATGATGATTATCCAATGCAATCTATTCGTGAAAAAGAAAGATTGATTCCTTATTTTATAAAAAATGACTATTGGTTTTTATATTATCATGACAATAAATATTTCGCTGTTAAATATGAAAATGATGGAAAAACAATAAAAGAGAAAATTGAAAGATAAAATGATGTAAAAAATGAAATCATGGAAGGTTAAATTAGAAGAATATTAAAGCGTCCGTTTGTTTAAATTATTGTAGCATAGAAATTTGCTGAATTAGAAATTTCTATGCTACTCACTTTATATAATTCGATATCTACAATTCTTCAATAGTTAAAATTTCGCCAGTGTAGGCATCTGCATAGAAGACATATTCTATAATTTTATTGTGCTTATCTTGCGTGATGCCACCTTGATAAATTAATCGGTTAGGATATTTATAATTATCCATATATGCTTCATGTAGAATGTATGAGCCTCTTATGTTCATGAAATAAGATTTCGCTTCGTCTAACACTTTACTTGGCTGTTTGACTTTTTTATTTTCAAGAAGATAATAAAACAACATCGCTGTAGATACTCCAACTGTTAGCACTACAGGAATTGTGATGAATTTAATGGTTTGACGTTTCATAATTTCTTACCTCTCTTAATTAATTCGTATCATTAGTTTACCATATTCAAAATGATATAATACATTTAAGGAGCGTGTTTATTGTAATGCAAAACGACAAAACATTGAAAAGAATTCAAACATTAACTGAACTGCATGGCGCGCCAGGTTTTGAAGACGACGTGCGTGCATATATGAAACAAGAAATGGAACCTTATGTAGATGAATTTATAACTAACCACATGGGTGGTTTCTATGGAGTAAAGAAATCTAAAAAAGAAAATGCAAAACGTGTAATGATTGCTGCGCATATGGATGAAATTGGTTTTATGATTACGAATATTACTTCCAATGGAATGATTCAATTTACAAATCTTGGCGGCGTGGCTAACGATATATGGCAAGGTCAACGCTTACAGATTAAAAATAGAGATGGTGAACACATTATTGGGGTAGTTTCAAACATTCCTAAACATTTTAGAACAGGTAATGAAGCGGTGCCTGAGATTAAAGATTTAATGTTAGATATCGGTTCTGAAAGTGCAGAAGAAGTACGTGAACGTGGAATTGAAATCGGGGATACAATCGTACCTTATACTTCTTTCACTCAATTATCAGAGCATCGATTTAGCGCGAAGGCATGGGATAATCGATATGGTTGTGTCATTGCCATTGAGATATTAGAATTGTTAAAAGATGTAGAGTTGGATGTCGATTTATATGTTGGTGCCAATGTCCAAGAAGAAGTAGGATTAAGAGGAGCAAAGGCAGCAACAAAAATGATTCAACCTGATGTTGCATTTGTAGTAGATTGTTCTCCAGCGAATGATATTAAAGGTGTGCAACAGCTTTCTGGCGAATTAGGTGGAGGTACGCTCATCCGTATTAAAGATGGAACGATGATTCTTCAACCTAATTTTAAGAACTATTTATTAGATTTAACGAATGAATATAACATTAATCATCAATATTACATTTCGCCAGGTGGCACTGATGGGGGAGAAATCCATAAAGCAAACCAAGGTGTACCTACTGCTGTGATAGGCGTATGTGCAAGATATATTCATAGTACTGATGCAGTATTTGATATTAGAGATTATTATTCAGCACGTGAATTACTGCAACAAGCAATTTTAAATTTAGATGATCAAACAATAAAACAATTACAATATCAAGATTAATATAAGGAGAGATATAATGATTAAATTAGAATCTGAACAACAATTTGAAGAATTGAAAAAAGAAAATACTGTCTTTGAATTTACTGCAGGATGGTGTCCTGACTGTCGAGTAATTGAACCAGATTTACCAAAACTTGAAGAAAAATATACAGATTTTAAATTTGTATCAGTAGATAGAGATGAATTTATCGATTTAGCTATTGAAAATGATATTATGGGTATTCCAAGCTTTTTAGTCTTTAAACAAGGCGAATTAGTAGGAAGTTATATTGGAAAAGAACGTAAATCTATTGAACAAATTGATGAATTTTTAAGCCAGTACAAGTAATATTTCATAATAGCGAATTTGTACCTCATTTATAAGTGAAAAATAGAATTCTATTCAAGTAATACTTTGATTTCCCTGTAATTAGGTACTTATTTATTGTAAAATATTATAAGGTGCGAAATAGGAGTGTTAATAATGAATGTCTTTCAAATGAGAGATAAAATTAAACAACGTTTGAGTAGCTTAGATGTCGACTTTAAGTTCGACCGTGAAGAAGAAACGTTACGTATTTACAGACAAGACAATCATAAAGGCGTCACAATCAAATTAAATGCGATTGTTGCCAAGTATGAAGAACAAAAAGAAAAAATAGTGGATGAAATTG encodes:
- a CDS encoding polysaccharide biosynthesis C-terminal domain-containing protein, which codes for MSENKEMVRGTFLITLSILITKILGVLFVIPFYAIMGANAEEKLAPFNYAYVPYNIAIAVATAGVPLAASKFVAKYNALGAYRVGQKLYKSSFIVMTISGIIGFLILFFLAPEIASITLGQKEGKIGWSIAEITWIIRIISMVVVFIPLLATWRGVFQGYESMGPTAVSEVTEQLARIIFILIGSYLVLNVFHGTYLQANGVATFAAAIGAIAGLLTLWYYWRKRKPFIEDMVASDNTGLDVSYTKMYKEIISYSIPFVIVSLNFPLFNLVDQFTHNNALDAAGMHANKDYFFTILNFTTNKIVMIPTSLAAGFAVSLIPYITRTFAEGRLTEMHRQIKTSIGVLMYITVPASLGIMALSSPLYTVFYQYNPDGNKILFYYAPVAILISLLSVTASMLQGINKQKLTVFVILGSVLLKLILNFPLIMMFHTAGAVLSTAIALLAANIANLMILKVYAKYHFTDTFVQVAKIFIYSLIMMIGVEVVYFILSLFIPVDRKIGALIILIVGVIVGALIYGTITIKNRLADEFLGDLPGKIRRKVGFLR
- a CDS encoding pseudouridine synthase; its protein translation is MRLDKFLANMGVGTRTEVKQLLKKGNIEVNQTVEKSPKTQIKPEQDEISINGEKIIYIDKIYIMLNKPKGYISATHDDSAQTVIDLIPEYQHLDIFPVGRLDKDTEGLLLITNDGQFNHNLMSPTKHVSKTYEVISKFPIKESDILAFENGIELSDGPVKPAQLVKVNETISHVTIYEGKYHQVKRMFHAIENEVLELKRLKIANLAIDGNLQSGEYRLLTDEEIQLLQQ
- a CDS encoding YtxH domain-containing protein, with amino-acid sequence MAKRAGLFRILAGIGVASAAVVLSRKESRDKLKEQYNKYKQDPEGYKENAKDLANQFGAKANEKIQDVRNNPQDYANRLKNDPKAFLEEEKSKFTGQNSNKEDSLQEGKFDDEGGATVDNNLRVVSEEDLKNNKNALEDKD
- the pepV gene encoding dipeptidase PepV, with protein sequence MWKEKVQEYESQIIDDLKGLLSIESVRDDAQASTDAPVGPGPRKALDYMYDIAKRDGFSTHDVDHIAGRIEAGKGEDVLGVLCHVDVVPAGDGWDSDPFNPVVTDDAIIARGTLDDKGPTIAAYYAVKILNEMNVDWKKRIHIIIGTDEESDWKCTERYFQTEEMPTLGFAPDAEFPAIHGEKGITTFDLVQTNTADDSDEPDYELLSFESGQRYNMVPDFAKARVFVKENMTDVVQHFEHYLDQHHLQGESVVDSGELVLTVEGKAVHGMDPSLGVNAGLYLLDFLSTLNLNQTAKEFVEFSNRYLHESHFGEKMGMKFHTDIMGDVTTNVGIISYDKDKAGRFGVNLRYPQGFEFEEAIERFTNEIKAQGFEVEIGKVQQPHYVDKNDPFVQKLVTAYRNQTGDMTEPYTIGGGTYARNLDKGVAFGAMFEDSEDLMHQKNEYITKKQLFNATSIYLEAIYSLCVEG
- the dat gene encoding D-amino-acid transaminase — its product is MTKVFINGEFVDHEEAKVSYEDRGYVFGDGIYEYIRAYDGKLFTVDEHFERFIRSAGEIQLDLGYSAEELIDIVRDLLQVNDIKNGGIYIQATRGVAPRNHSFPTPEVKPVLMAFAKSYDRPYEDLENGINAATVEDIRWLRCDIKSLNLLGNVLAKEYAVKYNASEAIQHRGDTVTEGASSNVYAIKDGAIYTHPVNNYILNGITRRVIKWIAEDYDIPFKEETFTVDFLKNADEVIVSSTSAEVMPVIKIDGESVGNGNVGPITRKLKEGFNKYIETKSK
- a CDS encoding phosphotransferase family protein, which produces MEQFYQLGWTLDSAGGASGEAYMAEQDGQKLFLKRNSNPFIAALSAEGIVPKLVWTKRIETGEVVTAQHWKNGRELEPSEMYQTRVAELLKKIHGSKPLLNMLKRMEMEPITPTIMLNKINASLSREVLTHHVVRKALIYLEDHIPNLDPRFFTVVHGDVNHNNWLLSDRDELFLVDWEGAMIADPAIDIGMLLYNYVPERKWSQWFKTYGVEESIELNKRMKWYTVIQSIGMVQWYEEQKRFKDMNTWLKFLNEVMNSNLFI
- the trmB gene encoding tRNA (guanosine(46)-N7)-methyltransferase TrmB, whose amino-acid sequence is MRVRYKPWAEDYLKEHPELVDMDGTHAGKMTEWFDKTQPIYIEIGSGMGQFITTLAAKHPDINFVSMEREKSVMYKVLDKTKELELTNLKMICNDAIELNEYFKDGEVSRIYLNFSDPWPKKRHAKRRLTYHTFLALYEQILKDDGEIHFKTDNRGLFAFSLESMSQYGMYFTKLNLNLHEENDEDNILTEYEKKFSDKGSRIYRMEAKFHKNK
- a CDS encoding MBL fold metallo-hydrolase, encoding MKLGKFNVNYLNGGTTKMDGGAIFGVVPKPLWSKKYDVNDKNQVPNLTYPILIETGDKNILVDAGIGNGKLSEKQLRNYAVDYESKIDEELKRYGLSVDDIDIVLMTHMHFDHATGLTDVEGNAIFKNALHYIQQDEWHEFISPNIRSQATYWKKNRGTYEENVLLFDKEIAVYPGIKMMHTGGHSYGQSIVMIESDEEKAVHMSDIFPTHAHNNPLWVCAYDDYPMQSIREKERLIPYFIKNDYWFLYYHDNKYFAVKYENDGKTIKEKIER
- a CDS encoding M42 family metallopeptidase; protein product: MQNDKTLKRIQTLTELHGAPGFEDDVRAYMKQEMEPYVDEFITNHMGGFYGVKKSKKENAKRVMIAAHMDEIGFMITNITSNGMIQFTNLGGVANDIWQGQRLQIKNRDGEHIIGVVSNIPKHFRTGNEAVPEIKDLMLDIGSESAEEVRERGIEIGDTIVPYTSFTQLSEHRFSAKAWDNRYGCVIAIEILELLKDVELDVDLYVGANVQEEVGLRGAKAATKMIQPDVAFVVDCSPANDIKGVQQLSGELGGGTLIRIKDGTMILQPNFKNYLLDLTNEYNINHQYYISPGGTDGGEIHKANQGVPTAVIGVCARYIHSTDAVFDIRDYYSARELLQQAILNLDDQTIKQLQYQD
- a CDS encoding thioredoxin family protein; the encoded protein is MMIKLESEQQFEELKKENTVFEFTAGWCPDCRVIEPDLPKLEEKYTDFKFVSVDRDEFIDLAIENDIMGIPSFLVFKQGELVGSYIGKERKSIEQIDEFLSQYK